The following proteins are encoded in a genomic region of Enterocloster clostridioformis:
- a CDS encoding LysR family transcriptional regulator, translated as MELREIAAFIQVAQLKSFSKAARQLGYSQAAVTIQIKQLEQELNVHLFDRIGKQTTLTHQGALFYEHAVSVMKELEHARDAVTHVSELTGSLCLGTIESICATIFPELLREYHRLYPKVNIRLITDSPETLLEMMNSNAIDIVYFLDKRMYDSKWIKVLEEPEDIVFVTASGHPFVGRDSLDLDQVIGQPFILTERNASYRFILDQYLAAQGKEIHPFLEIGNTEFIINLLRKNLGVSFLPEFTIHRDIISGELAVLDVRDFYMRTWRQIVYHKDKWVTREMDAFIRLARS; from the coding sequence ATGGAGCTACGGGAGATTGCCGCCTTTATCCAGGTAGCGCAGTTAAAGAGCTTTTCCAAGGCAGCCAGACAGCTGGGTTATTCCCAGGCAGCTGTCACCATTCAAATCAAACAGCTGGAGCAGGAGCTGAACGTCCATCTCTTTGACCGCATCGGCAAACAGACCACCCTGACCCATCAGGGAGCCCTGTTTTACGAACACGCGGTCTCGGTCATGAAGGAGCTGGAACACGCCAGGGACGCGGTCACCCATGTTTCAGAGCTTACCGGAAGCCTGTGTCTGGGGACCATTGAATCCATTTGCGCCACCATATTCCCGGAGCTGTTAAGGGAATACCACAGGCTCTACCCCAAGGTCAACATAAGGCTCATCACCGACTCCCCTGAGACACTGTTGGAGATGATGAACAGCAATGCCATTGATATAGTGTATTTCCTGGATAAGCGTATGTATGACAGCAAATGGATAAAAGTCCTGGAGGAACCGGAGGACATTGTGTTTGTCACCGCCTCCGGCCACCCCTTTGTGGGGAGGGACAGCCTGGACCTGGACCAGGTCATAGGCCAGCCCTTCATCCTCACCGAGAGAAACGCCAGCTACCGTTTTATCCTGGACCAGTACCTGGCTGCCCAGGGCAAGGAAATACACCCCTTTCTGGAGATAGGGAACACGGAATTTATCATCAACCTGCTGAGAAAGAACCTGGGTGTTTCCTTTCTTCCGGAATTCACCATACACAGGGATATTATCAGCGGAGAGCTGGCCGTATTGGATGTCAGGGATTTCTACATGAGGACCTGGCGTCAGATTGTTTACCACAAGGATAAGTGGGTCACCAGAGAGATGGACGCGTTCATACGTCTGGCCAGGAGTTAA
- a CDS encoding amidohydrolase produces MDKKILIKNARAIVSCDGEDRVYRDADMLIEGPKILAIGRDLMNGGDPASGRNLNQEEVQVIRAEGKFVYPGLINTHHHFFQTFVRNLMTIDYPNMMVMDWIDKIYRIFQNIDSDVIYYSTLTSFADLMKHGCTCAFDHQYCYTRKTGKSPVDRQMEAAELLGIRYHAGRGTNTLPGSEGSSIPDNMLETTDEFLKDCDRLIGLYHDSGPFSMRQIVMAPCQPINCRRETFAETVAMAREKGVRMHTHLGEGENEGMMARWGKRTMDWCGEMGFIGEDVWYAHDWEVTKEEYRVLAATGTGVSHCPAPAVLGGFPILNIKEMREAGILVSLGCDGSATNDSSNLLDALRMAYLMQANHTKERGGCVSAYDMLKVATVNGAKTLGRGDLGSLEAGKAADLFMIDTETLELAGALHDPKNLLARVGLTGPVWMTMINGNIVYKDGILKGVDERKLALEGEAVCTRVIREPHSAYREFI; encoded by the coding sequence ATGGACAAAAAGATTCTTATTAAGAATGCCAGGGCAATCGTGTCCTGTGACGGGGAAGACCGGGTTTACAGGGACGCGGACATGCTGATTGAGGGGCCGAAGATACTGGCAATCGGCAGGGACCTGATGAACGGAGGGGACCCGGCGTCAGGAAGAAATCTGAATCAGGAGGAGGTCCAGGTCATCCGGGCAGAGGGAAAATTCGTGTATCCGGGCCTGATCAACACCCATCATCATTTTTTCCAGACCTTTGTGCGCAATCTCATGACCATTGACTATCCCAACATGATGGTGATGGACTGGATTGATAAGATTTACCGCATATTCCAGAACATTGATTCCGACGTGATTTACTACTCCACCCTTACATCCTTTGCGGATTTGATGAAACACGGCTGTACCTGCGCCTTTGATCACCAATACTGCTACACCAGGAAGACCGGCAAGTCACCGGTGGACCGTCAGATGGAGGCGGCAGAGCTTTTGGGCATCCGGTACCACGCCGGAAGGGGGACCAACACCCTTCCCGGAAGTGAAGGAAGCTCCATTCCCGACAATATGCTGGAGACAACGGATGAGTTCTTAAAGGACTGTGACAGGCTGATTGGACTGTATCACGATTCCGGGCCGTTTTCCATGAGGCAGATAGTCATGGCGCCCTGCCAGCCCATTAACTGCCGCAGGGAAACCTTTGCCGAGACCGTGGCCATGGCCAGGGAGAAGGGGGTCAGGATGCATACGCATCTGGGCGAGGGAGAGAACGAGGGCATGATGGCCCGCTGGGGCAAGCGCACCATGGACTGGTGTGGAGAGATGGGCTTTATCGGAGAGGACGTGTGGTACGCCCATGACTGGGAAGTGACAAAGGAAGAGTATAGGGTCCTGGCAGCCACAGGCACAGGGGTTTCCCACTGTCCGGCGCCGGCCGTACTTGGCGGCTTCCCGATTCTAAATATAAAGGAAATGCGGGAAGCGGGCATCCTTGTGAGCCTGGGATGCGACGGTTCCGCCACCAATGACAGTTCCAATCTGCTGGATGCCCTGCGCATGGCTTACCTGATGCAGGCAAACCACACCAAGGAGAGAGGGGGATGCGTCTCCGCCTATGACATGTTAAAGGTGGCCACCGTAAACGGGGCAAAGACCCTTGGAAGAGGCGACCTGGGGTCCCTGGAAGCGGGAAAGGCAGCGGACCTGTTTATGATTGACACAGAGACACTGGAGCTGGCGGGCGCCCTGCACGACCCGAAGAACCTGCTGGCCAGAGTGGGACTGACCGGACCGGTGTGGATGACCATGATTAACGGAAACATTGTTTACAAAGACGGCATCCTGAAAGGCGTGGACGAGAGAAAGCTGGCCCTGGAGGGAGAGGCTGTATGCACAAGGGTCATCCGGGAGCCTCACAGCGCGTACAGGGAATTTATTTAA
- the leuD gene encoding 3-isopropylmalate dehydratase small subunit — translation MKACGHVFKYGDNVDTDVIIPARYLNATQGDELAKHCMEDIDREFVNKVQKGDIIVANKNFGCGSSREHAPLAIKCAGVSCVIAETFARIFYRNSINIGLPIIECLEAARSIEAGDEVEVDFDSGIITNKTKGETYQGQSFPPFMQKIISAGGLVNYINGQ, via the coding sequence ATGAAAGCATGCGGACACGTTTTTAAATACGGTGACAATGTGGATACGGATGTCATCATCCCGGCCAGATATTTAAACGCCACCCAGGGCGACGAGCTGGCAAAACACTGTATGGAGGATATTGACAGGGAGTTTGTGAATAAGGTCCAAAAGGGGGACATCATTGTGGCCAACAAGAATTTCGGCTGCGGTTCCTCCCGGGAACACGCGCCTCTGGCCATCAAGTGCGCGGGAGTGAGCTGCGTTATCGCGGAGACATTTGCCCGTATCTTCTACAGGAATTCCATAAACATCGGCCTTCCCATCATTGAGTGCCTGGAGGCGGCCAGGTCCATTGAGGCGGGGGATGAGGTGGAAGTTGATTTTGACAGCGGAATCATCACCAACAAGACAAAGGGAGAGACCTATCAGGGCCAGTCCTTCCCGCCCTTCATGCAGAAAATCATATCGGCGGGCGGCCTGGTGAATTACATTAACGGACAATAG
- a CDS encoding LysR family transcriptional regulator, with protein MEQNLSQYKIFYEVAKAGNISKAAKELYISQPAISKAISKLEDSLGLSLFTRSSRGVQLTSEGEILFEHTREAFDALDRGEQELKRIQEFDIGHLRIGVSNTLCKYILLPYLKTFIDQYPHMKVTIESQATAQTLGRLEQQKIDLGLVAEPSVRRDLAFIPVMDIQDTFVTTPNYLENLYLREGRDTSLFETGNIMLLDTSNMTRHHVDEYMEENNICPHQILEVTTMDLLIEFAKIGLGIACVIKELVQKELDSGLLVEIPLYIPIHRRTIGFAYHPSNQAMALKTFLEFLY; from the coding sequence ATGGAACAGAACCTGTCCCAATACAAGATATTTTATGAAGTGGCCAAAGCCGGCAACATATCCAAGGCCGCAAAGGAACTTTACATCAGCCAGCCCGCCATCAGCAAGGCCATCAGCAAGCTGGAGGACAGCCTTGGCCTGTCCCTGTTTACCCGAAGCTCCCGCGGAGTACAGCTCACCTCTGAGGGTGAAATTCTATTTGAACATACCAGGGAGGCTTTTGACGCCCTGGACCGGGGCGAACAGGAACTGAAGCGGATTCAGGAATTCGACATCGGCCACTTACGGATTGGGGTGAGCAACACTCTGTGCAAATATATCCTGCTTCCCTACCTGAAGACCTTCATCGACCAGTATCCTCACATGAAGGTTACCATAGAAAGCCAGGCCACAGCCCAGACCCTTGGCCGGCTGGAGCAGCAGAAGATCGACCTGGGCCTGGTTGCCGAGCCCTCGGTCCGCCGTGACCTGGCCTTTATCCCGGTCATGGATATCCAGGACACCTTTGTCACCACCCCCAATTATCTGGAGAACCTGTACCTGAGAGAGGGGCGGGATACCAGCCTGTTTGAGACGGGCAACATCATGCTTCTTGACACCAGCAACATGACCCGCCACCATGTGGACGAATACATGGAGGAAAACAACATCTGTCCCCACCAGATTCTGGAAGTCACCACCATGGACCTGCTGATTGAATTTGCCAAAATTGGCCTGGGCATTGCCTGTGTCATCAAGGAATTGGTGCAGAAGGAGCTGGACAGCGGCCTGCTGGTAGAGATTCCCCTGTATATCCCCATCCACCGCAGGACCATCGGCTTCGCCTATCACCCCTCCAACCAGGCCATGGCCCTGAAAACATTCCTGGAGTTTCTGTACTGA
- a CDS encoding MerR family transcriptional regulator, protein MKEYFSIGELAELFGLNIQTLYYYDSVGIFSPRERNEKNGRRKYEFDQIYELATVSYMRRLGYSLEEIKESRTSLNSSRAVDIMKQRSQKLRRQWQKLLNIDEAIQRKIRFMEQEMDGIRLDEIAVKHFEDRRFISIGDEELLYRENSFYFYPTIAFYEGDRKYFGAYLYPDHEEIPKTIPQSRIQIIRGGDFLCGYHLGGYEGVPDTIRRLREARPDLELGAQAINFNILDQFVESDNKNFITAMQIRVL, encoded by the coding sequence GTGAAGGAATATTTTTCTATCGGGGAATTGGCGGAGCTGTTCGGGCTTAACATACAGACACTGTACTACTACGACAGCGTCGGCATCTTTTCCCCCAGGGAACGCAATGAGAAAAACGGGCGCAGAAAGTATGAGTTTGACCAGATATACGAGCTGGCAACCGTGTCCTATATGCGCCGTCTGGGCTATTCCCTGGAGGAAATCAAGGAATCCAGAACCAGCTTAAATTCCAGCAGGGCTGTGGACATTATGAAGCAGCGCTCCCAGAAGCTTCGTAGGCAGTGGCAGAAGCTGCTCAACATAGATGAGGCCATCCAGAGAAAAATCCGGTTCATGGAACAGGAGATGGATGGAATCCGTCTGGATGAGATTGCGGTAAAGCATTTTGAGGACCGGAGGTTTATTTCCATAGGCGACGAGGAGCTGCTGTACAGGGAAAATTCCTTTTATTTTTATCCCACCATCGCCTTTTACGAGGGAGACCGGAAGTATTTTGGGGCCTACCTGTATCCGGACCATGAGGAGATACCAAAAACCATACCTCAGTCCAGAATCCAGATTATCCGGGGAGGCGACTTCCTCTGCGGATACCATCTGGGCGGATACGAGGGGGTGCCGGACACCATCCGGCGTCTGAGGGAGGCCAGGCCGGACCTTGAGCTGGGGGCCCAGGCCATCAATTTTAATATTCTGGATCAGTTCGTGGAGAGTGACAATAAAAATTTTATCACCGCCATGCAGATTCGGGTGTTATAG
- a CDS encoding serine dehydratase subunit alpha family protein, with amino-acid sequence MEKTNVKYGAYVQILKEELLPAMGCTEPIALAYAAATARKVLGELPDRVVVGASGSIIKNVKSVIVPNTNHLKGIPAAAAAGIVAGDSDKELEVIAEVTPDQTRQMKEFLDNTEIRVEHADNGITFDIIVTLYKGDSYAKVRIANYHTNIVLIEKNGEILKQVEVAGEEEGLTDRSLLNMEDIWDFINTVDIGDIREVLDRQIKYNWAIAQEGLKGDYGANIGSVLLEMSGNDVRTRAKAMAAAGSDARMNGCELPVIINSGSGNQGITASVPVLVYAEEFKVDEDKKYRALALSNLTAIHQKTPIGRLSAYCGAVSAGAGAGAGIAYLCGGGFKEVVHTVVNALAIVSGIVCDGAKASCAAKIASAVDAGILGYNMYIRGQQFYGGDGIVTKGVEATLKNVGRLGKEGMKETNEEIIKIMIGE; translated from the coding sequence ATGGAAAAAACAAATGTTAAGTACGGAGCGTATGTTCAAATTCTGAAGGAGGAGCTGCTTCCGGCCATGGGATGTACAGAGCCCATTGCCCTTGCCTATGCGGCGGCCACGGCCAGGAAAGTGCTGGGGGAGCTGCCGGACCGTGTGGTGGTGGGAGCCAGCGGAAGCATTATCAAGAATGTGAAGTCGGTTATCGTGCCTAACACGAATCATCTGAAGGGCATTCCGGCAGCGGCAGCAGCGGGAATTGTTGCGGGAGATTCGGACAAAGAACTGGAGGTGATTGCAGAAGTTACACCAGATCAGACCAGACAGATGAAGGAATTCCTGGATAACACGGAAATCAGGGTGGAGCATGCGGATAACGGCATTACCTTTGATATCATCGTGACTCTGTATAAGGGGGATTCCTACGCAAAGGTCCGCATCGCCAATTATCATACCAATATCGTGCTGATTGAAAAGAATGGGGAGATTCTTAAGCAGGTAGAGGTGGCAGGCGAGGAGGAGGGTCTGACTGACAGAAGCCTGCTCAACATGGAGGACATCTGGGATTTTATCAATACGGTGGACATCGGGGATATACGGGAAGTATTGGACCGCCAGATTAAGTACAACTGGGCCATTGCCCAGGAGGGATTAAAAGGGGATTATGGCGCCAATATCGGCTCTGTTCTTTTGGAAATGTCCGGAAATGATGTCCGCACCAGGGCAAAAGCCATGGCAGCGGCAGGTTCTGACGCCAGGATGAATGGCTGTGAACTGCCGGTCATCATCAATTCGGGAAGCGGAAACCAGGGTATCACTGCCTCTGTTCCCGTGCTGGTATATGCGGAGGAATTTAAGGTGGATGAGGATAAGAAGTACAGGGCGCTGGCTCTGTCCAACCTGACAGCCATCCATCAGAAGACTCCCATTGGCAGGCTTTCCGCTTACTGCGGGGCTGTCAGTGCCGGTGCAGGCGCCGGTGCAGGGATTGCTTACCTGTGCGGCGGCGGTTTCAAAGAAGTCGTACATACGGTTGTAAACGCCCTTGCCATTGTGTCGGGCATTGTCTGTGACGGAGCAAAGGCTTCCTGCGCGGCCAAGATTGCCTCGGCAGTGGATGCGGGAATTCTGGGCTACAACATGTATATACGCGGTCAGCAGTTTTACGGGGGAGACGGTATCGTCACCAAGGGTGTCGAGGCCACACTTAAGAACGTTGGTCGTCTTGGAAAAGAAGGGATGAAGGAGACCAACGAGGAAATCATAAAAATCATGATTGGAGAATAA
- a CDS encoding BMP family protein, giving the protein MKNRMRLAAAALALSMAGFGLTGCGGETKETAAKTEAADKQAGGAQAADTQANGDQAEGGQEEGSRTADGKTYKVALCLSGAANDMGWCQSAYDGLKLLEADYGCEVTYTENLTPDDIEAAFADYAASGYDVVIGHGYEFGDPAVDVAEQYPDTKFIVTEGEVSADNVASYVSKCEEGGYIMGMLAAGMSESGKVGFIGPIQGASLVKIMNGFEDGAKEVNPDIQVQTAWTGSFTDTALGKEAAQAMIDNGADVIGHCANESGTGAINAAKEAKVYATGDSYDQNDLAPDTILSSSVYHIPHVIEVAFKTVADGTFEGGIYQLGMADGAVSVAPYHNLDSAVPDELKQKISDKIAAIESGTFEVTCDTKPRT; this is encoded by the coding sequence ATGAAAAACAGAATGCGTTTAGCGGCGGCAGCCCTGGCATTATCCATGGCAGGCTTTGGCCTGACCGGATGCGGCGGGGAAACAAAGGAGACAGCGGCAAAGACAGAGGCTGCAGATAAGCAGGCCGGGGGCGCCCAGGCGGCAGATACCCAGGCAAATGGGGACCAGGCCGAAGGCGGCCAGGAGGAAGGAAGCCGGACAGCGGACGGCAAGACGTACAAGGTGGCCCTGTGCCTGTCCGGCGCGGCCAATGATATGGGCTGGTGCCAGTCAGCCTATGACGGCCTTAAGCTTTTAGAGGCGGATTACGGCTGTGAGGTGACCTATACGGAGAACCTGACACCGGATGACATTGAGGCTGCTTTTGCGGATTATGCGGCCAGCGGATATGACGTGGTCATCGGTCACGGATACGAGTTCGGAGATCCGGCGGTGGACGTTGCGGAGCAGTATCCGGATACAAAGTTCATTGTAACGGAGGGAGAGGTGTCTGCCGACAATGTGGCCTCCTATGTGTCAAAGTGTGAGGAAGGCGGATACATCATGGGAATGCTGGCAGCCGGCATGTCCGAGAGCGGCAAGGTGGGCTTTATCGGACCGATTCAGGGCGCGTCCCTTGTGAAGATTATGAACGGATTTGAGGACGGGGCAAAGGAAGTAAACCCTGACATCCAGGTACAGACCGCATGGACCGGTTCCTTTACCGATACGGCCCTTGGCAAGGAGGCCGCCCAGGCCATGATTGATAATGGCGCGGATGTAATCGGACACTGTGCCAACGAGTCGGGAACAGGAGCCATCAATGCGGCAAAGGAAGCAAAGGTCTACGCCACAGGCGACTCCTATGACCAGAATGATCTGGCGCCCGACACCATCCTTTCCTCATCTGTTTACCACATTCCTCATGTGATTGAGGTTGCCTTTAAGACGGTTGCGGACGGAACCTTTGAGGGCGGCATCTACCAGCTGGGAATGGCAGACGGGGCAGTGAGCGTTGCGCCTTACCACAATCTGGATTCCGCTGTTCCCGATGAGCTGAAGCAGAAGATTTCCGATAAGATTGCGGCAATTGAGTCCGGAACGTTTGAAGTGACATGTGATACCAAGCCCAGAACATAA
- the leuC gene encoding 3-isopropylmalate dehydratase large subunit — translation MGMTMSQKILAAHAGLEEVKAGQLIEADLDLVLGNDITSPVAINEMKKMDRKTVFDKDKIALVMDHFIPNKDIKSAENCKCCREFACRHEITNYFDVGEMGIEHALLPEKGLVVAGDAVIGADSHTCTYGALGAFSTGVGSTDMAAGMVTGRAWFKVPSAIKFELVGKPSKWVSGKDVILHIIGMIGVDGALYKSMEFVGEGIRNLSMDDRFTICNMAIEAGGKNGIFPVDELAAEYMKEHSKRGFTAYKADEDAEYDETYVIDLSQLKPTVSFPHLPSNTRTIDQAGDVKVDQAVIGSCTNGRIEDMRIAAEVLKGRKIAKGVRCIVIPATQSIYLQAMREGLLEIFIEAGAVVSTPTCGPCLGGYMGILAAGERCISTTNRNFVGRMGHVDSEVYLASPAVAAASAVAGKIICPCRLD, via the coding sequence ATGGGAATGACCATGAGCCAGAAAATCCTGGCTGCCCACGCAGGACTTGAGGAAGTGAAGGCGGGACAGCTCATAGAGGCGGATTTGGATTTAGTGCTGGGAAATGACATCACTTCTCCGGTTGCCATCAACGAGATGAAGAAGATGGACAGAAAGACCGTGTTTGATAAGGACAAGATTGCCCTGGTTATGGACCATTTTATCCCTAACAAGGATATAAAGTCGGCTGAGAACTGCAAGTGCTGCAGGGAGTTTGCCTGCCGCCATGAGATAACCAATTATTTCGATGTGGGAGAGATGGGAATCGAGCATGCCCTTCTTCCTGAAAAGGGACTGGTGGTGGCCGGTGACGCGGTCATAGGCGCGGACTCCCACACATGTACATACGGAGCGCTGGGAGCATTTTCCACGGGGGTGGGAAGCACGGATATGGCAGCCGGCATGGTGACCGGCAGGGCATGGTTTAAGGTGCCCTCTGCCATTAAATTTGAGCTGGTGGGCAAGCCCTCCAAGTGGGTCAGCGGCAAGGATGTAATCTTACATATTATCGGCATGATTGGTGTGGACGGAGCCCTGTATAAGTCCATGGAGTTCGTGGGGGAGGGAATCAGGAACCTTTCCATGGATGACCGCTTTACCATCTGCAACATGGCAATCGAGGCAGGAGGAAAGAACGGAATCTTCCCGGTGGATGAACTGGCCGCCGAATATATGAAGGAGCATTCAAAGCGCGGGTTTACCGCATATAAGGCGGATGAGGACGCGGAGTATGATGAGACATATGTGATTGACTTGTCCCAGTTAAAGCCCACCGTATCCTTCCCCCATCTTCCTTCCAATACCAGGACCATTGACCAGGCAGGGGATGTGAAGGTGGACCAGGCGGTCATCGGTTCCTGTACCAACGGACGTATAGAGGACATGAGAATCGCGGCGGAGGTATTAAAGGGCAGGAAGATTGCCAAGGGTGTGCGCTGCATCGTGATACCGGCTACCCAGTCCATCTATCTTCAGGCAATGAGAGAGGGGCTTCTGGAGATTTTCATTGAGGCGGGAGCCGTGGTGAGCACACCTACCTGCGGTCCGTGTCTGGGCGGCTACATGGGTATCCTTGCGGCCGGGGAGAGGTGCATCTCCACAACAAACCGAAACTTTGTGGGACGTATGGGACACGTTGATTCAGAGGTATATCTGGCCAGCCCGGCCGTGGCTGCCGCAAGTGCCGTGGCGGGAAAAATTATCTGCCCGTGCCGGCTGGATTAA
- the ilvC gene encoding ketol-acid reductoisomerase produces the protein MPKIYYQEDCNLSLLEGKTIAVIGYGSQGHAHALNLKESGCNVIVGLYEGSRSWKKAEEQGFEVYTAAEASKKADVIMILINDEKQAAMYKESIAPNLRPGMMLMFAHGFAIHFGQIVPPKDVDVTMIAPKAPGHTVRSEYQRGRGTPCLVAVYQDATGKAMDMALAYGQGIGGARAGILETTFRVETETDLFGEQAVLCGGVCALMKAGFETLVEAGYAPENAYFECVHEMKLIVDLIYESGFAGMRYSISNTAEYGDYITGPKIVTDETKKAMKKILSDIQDGSFAKEWLLENQVGCPHFNAMRKNEAEQPLEKVGAELRKLYSWNDTDKLINN, from the coding sequence ATGCCAAAGATTTATTATCAGGAAGATTGTAATTTGTCATTACTGGAGGGCAAGACCATTGCTGTGATCGGTTACGGCAGCCAGGGACATGCACATGCTTTAAACTTAAAGGAGTCAGGATGCAACGTAATTGTAGGCCTGTATGAGGGCAGCCGTTCCTGGAAGAAAGCAGAGGAGCAGGGATTCGAGGTATATACAGCAGCTGAGGCATCCAAAAAAGCAGATGTCATCATGATACTGATCAACGATGAGAAGCAGGCCGCCATGTATAAGGAGTCCATCGCGCCAAACCTGCGTCCGGGTATGATGCTGATGTTTGCCCATGGTTTCGCTATCCACTTCGGACAGATTGTTCCGCCTAAGGATGTGGACGTTACCATGATCGCTCCCAAGGCGCCGGGCCATACCGTGAGAAGCGAGTATCAGAGGGGCAGAGGAACCCCATGTCTGGTAGCTGTTTACCAGGATGCCACAGGCAAGGCCATGGACATGGCGCTGGCTTACGGACAGGGAATCGGAGGCGCAAGGGCAGGTATCCTGGAGACCACCTTCAGAGTGGAGACCGAGACCGACCTGTTCGGCGAGCAGGCAGTGCTCTGCGGCGGCGTGTGCGCCCTGATGAAGGCCGGATTTGAGACTCTGGTTGAAGCAGGCTATGCTCCTGAGAATGCATACTTTGAGTGCGTGCATGAGATGAAGCTGATTGTGGACCTGATTTACGAGAGCGGTTTTGCAGGCATGCGTTATTCCATTTCCAATACAGCTGAGTACGGCGATTATATCACCGGACCAAAGATTGTGACCGACGAGACAAAGAAGGCCATGAAGAAGATTCTGTCCGATATCCAGGACGGTTCCTTTGCAAAAGAGTGGCTTCTGGAGAACCAGGTTGGCTGCCCGCATTTCAATGCCATGAGAAAGAACGAGGCAGAGCAGCCGCTTGAGAAGGTGGGAGCTGAGCTGAGAAAGCTTTACAGCTGGAATGATACGGACAAACTGATTAACAACTAA
- a CDS encoding dicarboxylate/amino acid:cation symporter, giving the protein MKKITGSLPFRLLLGVILGIIVGQLAGSGLMHVVVTIKYILNQVIVFCVPLIIIGFIAPSITRLGNNASKMLGVAIIIAYVSSIGAALFSMTAGFLMIPHLSIATEVEGLKDLPEIVFQLDIPQIMPVMSALVFSLLLGLAATWTKAAVITQVLEEFQQIVLSVVTKVVIPILPVFIAFTFCALSYEGTITKQLPVFIQVVIIVMIGHYIWLALLYAVGGAYSGKNPLDVIKNYGPAYITAVGTMSSAATLAVALRCAKKSQPPLRDDMVDFGIPLFANIHLCGSVLTEVFFVMTISKILYGTIPSLGTMILFCALLGVFAIGAPGVPGGTVMASLGLITGVLGFDETGTALMLTIFALQDSFGTACNVTGDGALTMILTGFAEKHGIKRQKIESGL; this is encoded by the coding sequence ATGAAAAAAATAACAGGCAGTTTACCGTTTCGGTTGCTTTTGGGCGTTATCCTGGGCATCATAGTTGGTCAGTTGGCCGGGAGCGGCCTTATGCATGTTGTTGTGACAATCAAATACATCCTGAACCAGGTCATTGTTTTCTGTGTGCCGCTTATCATCATCGGATTCATTGCCCCTTCCATCACAAGGCTGGGCAACAATGCATCCAAAATGCTGGGAGTCGCCATTATAATTGCCTATGTTTCATCTATCGGTGCAGCCCTTTTTTCTATGACGGCAGGTTTTCTTATGATTCCTCACCTGTCCATTGCCACTGAGGTGGAGGGGTTAAAGGATTTGCCGGAAATCGTGTTCCAGCTGGATATACCTCAAATTATGCCTGTGATGAGCGCCCTGGTGTTCTCACTGCTTCTGGGCCTGGCCGCCACATGGACCAAGGCCGCGGTGATTACTCAGGTGCTGGAGGAGTTCCAGCAGATTGTGCTGTCCGTTGTCACCAAGGTGGTAATTCCTATCCTTCCTGTGTTTATCGCGTTTACATTCTGTGCCCTTTCCTATGAGGGGACTATTACAAAACAGCTTCCCGTGTTCATCCAGGTGGTCATCATTGTCATGATTGGCCATTACATCTGGCTGGCCCTGCTGTATGCCGTCGGCGGCGCCTATTCAGGCAAGAATCCGCTGGATGTCATAAAGAATTACGGACCTGCCTATATTACCGCGGTGGGTACCATGTCCTCAGCGGCTACACTGGCTGTTGCCCTGCGCTGTGCCAAGAAATCACAGCCGCCTCTCAGGGATGACATGGTGGACTTCGGCATCCCGCTCTTTGCCAACATCCATCTGTGCGGTTCTGTTCTGACAGAGGTATTCTTTGTGATGACCATATCCAAGATCCTTTACGGAACCATTCCGTCCCTGGGCACCATGATTTTGTTCTGCGCCCTTTTGGGTGTGTTCGCCATCGGAGCGCCCGGTGTTCCCGGAGGCACGGTTATGGCTTCCCTGGGTCTGATTACAGGCGTACTGGGATTTGACGAAACGGGAACAGCGCTGATGCTTACCATCTTTGCCCTTCAGGACAGCTTCGGAACCGCCTGCAACGTGACCGGTGACGGGGCCCTGACCATGATTCTTACAGGCTTTGCCGAGAAACACGGAATCAAGAGGCAGAAGATTGAAAGCGGGCTGTGA